AAACAATTAGTTGTCACTTCTAAAGAAATAAGCGAAGGGGATTTAACGCAAACAATTGAAATTCATTCAAACGATGAAATTGGTCAACTTGCAAAAGGTTTTAATGAGATGACAGATTCACTACGAACGTTAATTGGAAGAATTAATGATTCAGCCGGGCATGTTGCAGCGGCATCAGAAGAGCTAACTGCGAGTGTAAGACAAGCGAGTGAAGCAACGGAACAAATTACAATGGCAATGGATGAAATATCAAGTGGGGCAACGACGCAAACAACAAGTGTAGAAAATGGTGCGATGTTACTGTTTGATGTAACAGAAGGAATTCAGCATGTAGCAAATAGTTCATCATCTATTAATACGGCTTCTACTCATACTCGTGAAAAAGCAGAAGATGGTGGAAAGCTAGTAGGGAAAACAGTAAATCAAATGCAGTCTATTGCAGAATCTGTTTCACAATCTGATGCAGTTATACAGTTATTAAATAATAAATCAAAGCAAATTGGTGACATATTAGAAGTAATCCAAAATATTGCAGATCAAACAAATCTTCTTGCTTTAAATGCTGCAATTGAAGCTGCAAGAGCTGGTGAGCACGGAAGAGGATTTGCGATCGTTGCAGATGAAGTACGTAAATTGGCAGAGCAATCTAGCGTATCTTCCAGTGAAATTAGTAAATTAATATGTGAAATACAAGATGATATGAGTAAGACAGTAAAATCTATGGGTCATGTAAATGAAGAAGTTCAATCTGGACTAGTTATTGCAAATGAAACGAAGCAAAACTTTGCTGAGATTTTACAATCTACAAATGAAATTGCTAATCAAATTAAAACGATGGTTGAAACGGCTAATGGGATGTCAAAAGGTGCCAATGAAGTATCTATTTCAGTAGGGCAAATTGCAATGACAGCACAAAATAATGCGACGAGTACACAAAGTGTCGCGGCGTCTGCTGAAGAACAATTAGCTTCGATGGAGGAAATTGGTTCCGCAGCTGGTACATTATCTCAAATGGCTGAAGAGTTACAAGGATTAATTGAAAGATTTAAAGTATAAAAAGGGGAGGCTGTCTCAAAATAGCATTAGTGCTATTAGAGACAGTCTTTTTAGCTGATAAACGGATTAGAGGTTCAATGTATTTAATATTTGTCGAAAAATAGAGGAATTTGTTAAGTGGGTGTATAATGAATATAGTATAGATTACATATAAAGGAGATCAGTATGGGAGTGTATTGGGGAACGAAAAGAAATTCTTGGCTTAGCTATGTCTCGTTTTGGTTAAGTATTTTATTCTTTGTTGTTTTTTTAATTGAAGTGTTTGTATTTAAAACACTTTCAAATAGTTCATTACAAATTGTTAAATATCTTTATTTGATATTTGTCCCATTAAATATCATTCTTAGTTTAAGGTTATTATCTAAGAAGAATGAAAAGAAAATATTACCGATTTTTAGTTTAATTGTATCACTATTATTTGCCAGTTTAATTATAGTGTTAGCATTAGTAGCTACAGGAAAAGTCTTATGAGGAGAGTGATATAAATTACTCTTCTTTTTTGTGTTTTTTTAAGATGTATAAGTAGTGTGTAGGAAATAAGGAAAGTGATAAGTTATCAGTAAGAGGACGTACTAGTGAATAGTGAGTGAACTGAAAATACTATATGTTTTGTATGTGTATATAAAGCAAATGAGTGCGGTAAGATTCGTGATATATGGTACAATAAACATGGATAGTGATAGAGATAAAGGGTATATAAAATACTCATCGTTTTTTAGTAAGAGAGGGGTTATCTTATGCTATACGAGGATTTGATGACATTATTCCAAGCAGCTCCGATAGAATTGGATAGAGGCG
This Bacillus mycoides DNA region includes the following protein-coding sequences:
- a CDS encoding methyl-accepting chemotaxis protein, with amino-acid sequence MDEISSGATTQTTSVENGAMLLFDVTEGIQHVANSSSSINTASTHTREKAEDGGKLVGKTVNQMQSIAESVSQSDAVIQLLNNKSKQIGDILEVIQNIADQTNLLALNAAIEAARAGEHGRGFAIVADEVRKLAEQSSVSSSEISKLICEIQDDMSKTVKSMGHVNEEVQSGLVIANETKQNFAEILQSTNEIANQIKTMVETANGMSKGANEVSISVGQIAMTAQNNATSTQSVAASAEEQLASMEEIGSAAGTLSQMAEELQGLIERFKV